A genomic segment from Pseudomonas sessilinigenes encodes:
- a CDS encoding patatin-like phospholipase family protein, with the protein MSCLLSCLLLCLLPLFAQSASMQRPKVGLVLSGGAARGLAHIGVLKALEEQGIRVDAIAGTSMGAVIGGLYASGYRIDELEKLALEIDWKQALSDAPPREDVPFRRKQDDRDFLVKQKLSFRDDGSLGLPLGVIQGQNLALLLESKLAHASDTRDFDKLPIPFRAVATDISSGEKVVFRKGHLPQVIRASMSIPAVFAPVEIDGRLLVDGGMTDNIPLDVARDMGVDIAIVVDIGTPLRSRKQLNTVIDVLNQSITLMTRRNSEEQLAALHDDDVLVQPALSGFGVTDFGRAQEMIDAGYRAARILDTRLARLRPANPQDAQLNAARQPSQRTPIISQIKVENDSKVADDVILYYIRQHIGEPLDLGRLETDMGTLYGLDFFEQVQYRVIHKGQDNTLVISARGKRSGTDYLQLGLSLSDDMRGDSAFNIGASYRMNGINSLGAEWLTRAQIGDKQELYSEFYQPLDAGSRYFIAPFVGVESQNVEATLDNDPIAEYRVERYGLGLNLGRQIGNSGEVRLGVGEAWGNADVRIGDQNLPKRSFNEGYYQLQYSFDSLDNVYFPHSGEDIHLTLRQFEPGLGSDKHYRQWEFKLDKALSSGPNTFILGGRYGRTLDNADVVTSSFLLGGARQLSGFRQDALSGQNISLARAVYFRRLTPRSYLPLDFPLYLGGSLERGRAWNNDNAFDSGYINAASIFLGFDTPLGPLNFSYGINDENQKALSLNLGQSF; encoded by the coding sequence GGTGCTGTCTGGCGGGGCCGCCCGCGGCCTGGCCCATATCGGGGTGCTCAAGGCTCTGGAGGAGCAAGGCATCCGTGTCGATGCGATTGCCGGCACCAGCATGGGCGCGGTGATCGGCGGGCTCTACGCTTCCGGCTACAGGATCGACGAGCTGGAGAAACTGGCCCTGGAAATCGACTGGAAACAGGCCCTGTCCGACGCCCCGCCCCGGGAGGACGTGCCCTTCCGGCGCAAGCAGGATGACCGGGATTTCCTGGTCAAGCAAAAGCTCAGCTTCCGCGACGACGGCAGCCTGGGGCTGCCCCTGGGGGTGATCCAGGGCCAGAACCTGGCCCTGCTGCTGGAAAGCAAGCTCGCCCACGCCAGCGACACCCGCGACTTCGACAAGCTGCCGATTCCATTCAGGGCGGTGGCTACCGATATCTCCAGCGGAGAGAAGGTGGTGTTCCGCAAGGGCCACTTGCCCCAGGTGATCCGTGCCAGCATGTCGATTCCGGCCGTGTTCGCTCCAGTGGAGATCGATGGCCGGCTCCTGGTGGACGGTGGCATGACCGACAACATTCCCCTGGATGTCGCGCGGGACATGGGCGTGGACATCGCCATCGTGGTGGATATCGGCACACCGTTGCGCTCACGCAAGCAGTTGAACACCGTTATCGATGTGCTCAACCAGTCCATCACGCTGATGACCCGGCGCAACTCGGAAGAACAGCTGGCGGCGTTGCATGACGACGATGTACTGGTCCAGCCAGCGTTGTCGGGGTTCGGCGTCACCGACTTCGGCCGCGCCCAGGAAATGATCGACGCCGGCTACCGGGCCGCCCGGATCCTCGATACGCGCCTGGCCAGGCTGCGCCCGGCCAATCCCCAGGATGCGCAACTCAACGCGGCGCGCCAGCCCAGCCAGCGCACGCCGATCATCAGCCAGATCAAGGTGGAGAACGACTCCAAGGTCGCTGATGACGTGATCCTCTACTACATCCGCCAGCACATCGGCGAGCCCCTGGACCTGGGACGCCTGGAAACCGACATGGGCACCTTGTATGGCCTGGATTTCTTCGAGCAGGTGCAATACCGGGTGATCCACAAAGGCCAGGACAACACCCTGGTGATCAGCGCCCGAGGCAAACGCAGCGGCACCGACTACCTGCAGTTGGGGTTGAGCCTGTCCGATGACATGCGCGGCGACAGCGCCTTCAATATCGGCGCCAGTTATCGCATGAACGGCATCAACAGCCTGGGTGCTGAATGGCTGACACGGGCACAGATCGGTGACAAACAAGAGCTGTACAGCGAGTTCTACCAGCCACTGGACGCAGGATCGCGCTACTTCATCGCCCCCTTCGTCGGTGTCGAGTCGCAGAATGTCGAGGCGACCCTGGACAACGACCCGATCGCCGAATACCGGGTGGAACGCTACGGCCTGGGCCTCAACCTGGGTCGTCAGATCGGCAACAGTGGCGAGGTGCGCTTGGGTGTCGGCGAAGCCTGGGGCAATGCCGATGTACGCATCGGCGACCAGAACCTGCCCAAGAGGAGCTTCAACGAAGGCTACTACCAGTTGCAGTACTCCTTCGACTCCCTGGATAACGTCTATTTCCCGCATTCGGGTGAAGACATCCACCTGACCCTGCGCCAGTTCGAGCCTGGCCTGGGTTCGGACAAACACTACCGGCAATGGGAATTCAAGCTGGACAAGGCCCTGAGCAGCGGCCCCAACACCTTTATCCTCGGCGGTCGCTATGGCCGGACCCTGGACAATGCCGACGTGGTGACATCCAGCTTCCTGCTTGGCGGGGCACGGCAATTGTCGGGCTTTCGCCAGGACGCCCTGTCCGGGCAAAACATCAGCCTGGCCCGTGCCGTGTACTTCCGCCGCCTGACCCCGCGCTCCTACCTGCCACTGGACTTCCCGCTGTACCTGGGCGGCTCCCTGGAACGAGGCCGGGCCTGGAACAATGACAATGCCTTCGACAGCGGCTACATCAATGCAGCGAGTATTTTCCTCGGCTTCGACACCCCACTGGGCCCTTTGAATTTCAGCTATGGCATCAACGACGAAAACCAGAAGGCCCTGTCGCTGAACCTTGGCCAGTCTTTTTGA